One Malaclemys terrapin pileata isolate rMalTer1 chromosome 21, rMalTer1.hap1, whole genome shotgun sequence DNA window includes the following coding sequences:
- the LOC128827292 gene encoding phospholipase A2 inhibitor and Ly6/PLAUR domain-containing protein-like, with protein sequence MDVRLVLCLLWALLATAHARPSSCYQSIPGASNAVRSCSSGADSCIAVQEVNTLGGVVNTGVLQLCTSSLISLEGDLDFEFGGGVYVRVHSKMCRETNCNTGEIKERSKISTVPNGGQCPSCFAPGSHRCLHNVTLHCQGAASQCVDVAGTLSEMGIDLKIPFAARGCATKDVAKIKAGDILLSGVFTYQITAIQLRPATRLETMDGF encoded by the exons ATGGACGTTCGTCTTGTCTTGTGCCTCCTCTGGGCTCTCCTAGCTACAGCCCATG CACGTCCTTCCAGCTGTTACCAGAGCATCCCCGGGGCAAGCAATGCAGTGAGGAGCTGTAGCAGTGGGGCAGATTCTTGCATCGCTGTTCAGGAAGTGAACACCCTCG gggGCGTGGTGAACACGGGCGTCCTCCAGTTGTGCACCAGCAGCCTGATCAGCCTGGAGGGCGACCTGGACTTCGAGTTCGGGGGCGGCGTCTACGTGAGGGTCCACTCCAAGATGTGCAGAGAGACCAACTGCAACACGGGGGAGATAAAGGAAC GTTCCAAAATCAGCACCGTGCCCAACGGAGGACAGTGCCCGTCGTGCTTTGCCCCAGGATCCCACCGCTGCCTCCACAACGTCACCCTGCACTGCCAGGGGGCCGCCAGCCAGTGCGTTGATGTCGCCGGGACGCTGTCAGAGA TGGGCATCGACCTCAAAATCCCTTTCGCAGCCAGAGGATGCGCCACCAAGGATGTGGCCAAGATCAAAGCCGGAGACATCCTGTTGTCGGGCGTATTCACCTATCAAATCACGGCCATCCAGTTACGCCCGGCCACCCGACTGGAGACCATGGACGGCTTCTGA